The nucleotide sequence ccttgtcttcctcctcttatcgtACACTAATcataactaacaacaacaaaagtaaaacCGGTTAATATAACCTAAATTGTCAGTTTTACACTCATGTAAAGTATTGCACTGAGCCGTTAAGAGCATGACTACTGATTAGGTCCTCaaggccacacacactcacactccgTCGCCGTCTCGCAGCCTGCAGGTGCTCGTGTTACTCACATGCTCCCCGCCAACCACTTACACGtcatccctcccctcacccctcgccTGGAAGCACCGTCCTCCATCTCCCGGCAATACTTGAGGTGCCCGGTAAGCTttaacagaaggctggaggtggaGGCGTCACAGGTAAGACCGAGGTGCTTGTTTTTTTATAGCTTCTGGACGAGCGCCAAAGGAGGGGCCTGAGGGTCGGCGAGGGGACGCGGGAGGCCGTAGAGAGATAGAGCAAGTGTGAGCcatgaccctttttttttcacgagctGCGGCCAGTTGCGGAGCGACAAAAACGTAGCGATGGCAGATGTAGCGGTGGCGCAACTCCAAGAGGGGACGCACATCACCAGATTGTGGCCATGGgggcgcagacacacacacacacaccacacacacacacacacacacacacacacacacacacggcgtaTTAGAAGTGAAGGATGACGGGATCGCCAGGGAAGAATCCCGACGTTTCTTGACTAAAGGCCTCGTACTGGTGCCTGATTGGGAATCTCGCCACCACCTCGAGGGACGGCACTGCTATGCGGGAGTGCTTGAGCGGGACGCTGCCGTAAAGGGTGTTGATGCGATCCACCCCTATCACACTTTTGTCGCCGTCCGTAGTGAAGAAGGAGCCCCAGTAGGTGCTCATCAAGTCAGAGCCGGCGTCGTGTTCCATCCTATCTCCAACCATGCCCTCGGCCGCCAGCTCCTCCACGATGGCCACCAGTGTCCACTCCTTCCTTGTCCGGCGTCAGCACGTCCTGCGCCAGGTGGTCCCCCACGTAGAGGCAGTGGGGCTGGTCCAGGCCTGTCTCTTGCTTGATAAGTTCCTGTAGGTCTCGCCAGTTGCCGCCAGAGTAGGTCCCGTCAATGCGCAGCTTGTGGGTGGGAACTACATCGCCGTCATCAGGCCCCACAAGACAGCGGAAGGGCCGATCCATGGTGAAGAACCCGGGTTTCTTTGCAGTGCAGATCATGATGTCAAAATATTCACGCCAGTCTGGGCCGAGCACGTAGCGGGCGATGTGTGAGGCATAATCGATGCTGGAGCCTGAGATGAGGGCCGTGTATGTGTGTTCGTTGACGGCTTTGAGCCACCGCTTTAGCCTGTCGCTGGCCTCGTAAATGTACTTCTCTGGATGGTATCTGACTTCAGGGAAAAAGCCGCCCTCATCTTTGCGGAAGTGTTCTCTCCGATACATGTTGCACATGGCGACGTGGACGTCAGGCCAGATGTCGTATTCCTCCGCTGGGCCTCCCTCCGTGTTGTCCTGCGCGTCCACTGCCCTGGCCATCGCCACAGCGGCAGGCATGTCGAAGTAATCTTTGAAGGAGCGCAGCACAGGAGTCTTGCCGTTGACTGGGTGATCAGTTGAGGCGTTCTCATGAAGTCGATCACTGGCTCCCACACACGCTCCTTTCCGTAGACGGCGACAATATCATCATCGAACATTGGCCGCGTGCCGTGCGTGGCACGCAGGATGCGGCCTGTCGGCGAGCACTTGAGGAAGTTGCCCCTTTTGATGTCCAAGAGGAGACCTTTCTGCAGAAAGTCTATGTCATCGtcaagaggcagcagcagcTCGGGCTCGTATCCATATCGGTTCACCATGTAGTTTGCAATGAGGTCATACTCGAGACGCATGATCTCGCCCACCTTGTAGCGGCAAATGGTGTTGTCCAAGTCGAAGCCGATGCAGTCATAGTCGCTAAACTTGAAGGTGTCACAGTCGGAGAAGGGaggctgcttcttcttcttgttatttttgcaatagtacttcttcttcatcactttctcctggagagactcctcctcctcgtccttgacGGTGTGCAGCACCATGGTGGCGGTGACAGTGAAGCTTTCCTCGTGGTACTCGCTGCACTCTATTGAGACAGACCACTCGGGCATTCAGACATACGCTGGGGTGGTGTCGTGGAGCAGAACAGCGGATCCGAGGTCACTCGTCAGGTACAGGTTGAACACAGCACAAAGCTGCTCTCTCTTGATTACGCCTCGACCTCTTTTCACGAACAAATTGAGTCTCTTAAACAACACCTGCGGGAGATGCAACGTTCAGTTCAGTCCTCGTGAGAGAGTCCACTTTTACcgctcgctctcgctctctctgctgCTCTCATGCATCATAATAGAATGTCACAGTCAACTCAAATGACACAAAACACACCTCGGAAACAAAACCAAAGCGAAACGCTAGTCACGGCCAGAGGCAGCTTGGGGGCAGAGGCAGCGAACTGGCGGTGCGGGAAGCGTTCATCTCGCGCTATCAGGTGGTTGCTGTGATGGTGGAGAGAATTAACTCGTGTGTATCTCAACCAACGTCTACACAGCTACTGAAGATCGCCACTTGGCCCCGCCCAGCCCTGGCCCTGCACTGCCCAAACTCTCGCCTCGTGCCAACTCTGAGCCCTTCCTCCCCGCCCTTCTCCCCTCTAAACCCCTCGCCTCACTCcatcttctcttattcctcctcccctcactccctcctttggCCTCGCGACCCTTATGTTTCttctctccccgtctctctctctctctctctctctctctctctctctctctctctctctctctctctctctctctctctctctctctctctctctctctctctctctgcccttcttgggtctctctcctctcctctcaccctcgccttttgcttccttcccttcccctcacactgacccgatcactcctcctcccaagAACCGGTGCCCGCCAGATGCTGCGGCGCTCCCCTTACACATTTACCTGCTCGCCCTTCTCGCCAACCGCCTCTACTCCCTTTATCACTTTATCCCTCCCCCGCCATGTTACTCCAACATTGCGTCACCTCCCCACGCACACTGTGGCGTGAAGGTCTTATGCATTCCCTACCCCcatcctaattctctctctctctctctctctctctctctctctctctctctctctctctctctctctctctctctctctctctttctcctccaacgCAGTTCTTCATCAgacacccacccagccacctgCTCTCCCCTCCAGACACTCACAATTCCTgcagcttcacacacacacacacacacacacacacacacacaattctcctCACTCACGTTCACACTCACTTCTCCTTTCTGCTGCTACCTCCTGTCCTCCCccctacctcctctctccttcctgtcgtTCTCTGCCGCCTCCACTTATTCGCACGAAAGGCTATTATTTCTGAGTTGTTTTCCTCGGCTTGTCTTTGGCAACGTTTCATTCTCGGCAACGTTTATTTTTCCCCCAACCAAtgctgctctttctctctctctcctctctctctcgtctcctctctcctctctctctctctctctctctctctctctctcctctctctctctctctctctctcctgtgtaatccatttctccttttttctattctcacaCACGCACTTCTTTCGCGtatcattcctctttcctctcatttttttattaatttcttttctataCTTAGTCTCCCACTCACCTCCGTCTTTAATgggttttccttcttatctctctctctctctctctctctctctctctctctctctcttctctctctctctctctctctctctctctctcctctctctctctctctctctctctctcgtgacgtcACGTGTCCATCAATGGCATTCTTCAAAAATATGGCTGAAACAGACGAATGAGTTTGTAGTATTCAATAACTTTTTAAGTGCCATCTTTGTAagcaagacgtgtgtgtgtgtgtgtgtgtgtgtgtgtgtgtgtgtgtgcgcgtgtgcgtgtgtgtgtgtgtgtgtgtgtgtgtgtgtgtgtgtgtgtgtgtgtgtatgtgtgtgtgtgtgtgtgtgtgtgtgtgtgtgtgtgtggtgtgttaacATACTAAtgcctgtctttttagtgttagTTATGACAGTTGATTGCTGGTGTTCATGCATGCGTGTATatattcatgagagagagagagagagagagagagagagagagagagagagagcgagagagaggagagagagagagagagagaggccagccagacaaagagaaggatcGAGACAAGAACAAATACTAACTTTAAGAAAGTGATAGCGTAGCACACGcatgcgtgcacacacacacacacacacacacacacacacacacacacacacacacacacacacacacacacacacacacattcacacacacaccacacacacacacacacacacacacacacacacacacacacacacacacacacacacacacacacatacatacacgtggCTGGGagcactttctttcctcctgtctcctcttccGTAATATTGGTGACGTCCAAAGGCACGTGTCTTATCACACGTGAAAGTGAGATgccaacacacagacagacagatcgatAGACTCTGAACCAGTAAactttgaaataaataaatgaataaataaaaaaaaaaaagaaaaaaaaaaaaaaaaaaaaaaatatatatatatatatatatatatatatatatatatatatatatatatatatatatatatatatatatatatatatatatatatatattatatatatatatatatatatatatatatatatatatatatatatatataaagaggctttttttttttttttcgttgcttGGAATAGCGCCATAATGGGGGTTTCAATTTTCAGTGGTGGACTGATGCGTgagctttgtttttttcttccgttttgtGGCGTGTTGATGACTCGTGCGGTAGTGTGCCCGTGCTCGTTACCTCAATTGCAATATTTACGTAGGTAGGTTTGTTATACCGAaagtatgtactcgtatgtaaaactaaaataaaaaccaAAACATGACAAATAGAGAGCTTAAAATTAAATCTAGATAGGAAAAACTTTTTATAATCAGcaataaaaccaaaacaactgcgcgaaaaaaaaacgaaaaaaaaaaagattcctaTGAAAAATGCGTCTCATTAAATTGCAAAACGCGGccaaactaaaaggaaaattacGAAAGGTATCCCAGACTGTCACGGTGAGATTCAAGCTCCACCACTGGAATGCAGAACAGTATATATTCTTAATTCAAGTTGATTCGTAACATTTCACTTTATAGGAATAACTATAGAACTGAACACATAGATGAAAACTATACTGCTCACTCTTACACCCTCTTGTCGATTCCCCGAAGAGGAAAATTCTTCAGCAAACTAGACACAATTCTTTGGTGCAATAGATAGAGAGGATCGTCACGTTCTCCAGGTTCATCTGCAGTTGAAGGGGAACGGCAACGCAAGCATGTACTAGCGAGGGATGGGTAATCATTTGGTGGAAGTATGAGGCTGGCGATGGGAGAGAAACTATCCAGGGAGTTGCTCTAAATCCGCTGCTTCCAGAGGATGAAAGGCTGGGGATGTCCGAGCCTTCCGACCGGCAAGGAAAGTCCCAGTAGTATAGAACAGCTCTctgctcttaaaaaaaaaaaaaaaaaaagaaaaaagaaatgtgccCTGCTGAAATATACGTACAAATGGAAATGCATATGTGATGCGTGTAATTAATCAAACAGTAATTTACTAATGATTTTGGTATCATGGAGGTAGAAAATTTGTGAATTCGTAAGTTGTGTGTATTGTAAATATTAATTTTATATCACCAAAGAAAAATCGTGAACAggcaggaataaaaaaaaaagaatccaaaataaatatgaaataataaagaagctgaagaaaagaagagtaaaaggcaaaaaaaaaagagaggtgataaaacaaaaagtaaaataagataaaagaaatgaaagaaaacatgtagaaaacggagaaaaaaaggagaaaagttaaaagacagacacactgaaagaaaaaaagagtaaagattaacaaataaatgaaggcGTGCgtgaaggaaggtaaagggagaggggaggagaaggtgacTTTAACCGCTGACTTCAACACAATGGAGGGAATTTTTCGTGGAATTTCAATAAAAGTCATAAGAGAACTTTAGAAGATGGCACgtcttttgttctcttcttcttcttgttcttcttcttgttcctcttcttgttattcttgttcttcttgtgcttcttcctcttcttttcttcttcttcttcttcttcttcttcttcttcttcttctccttgttgttgttgttgttgttgttgttgttgttgttgttggtgttgctgttcttcttcttcttcttctacttattgttgttgttgttgttgttgttgttgttgttgttgttgttgttgttgttcccctcctcctcctcctccgcctccgcctcccttACATCTTCTCATGTATCCTTTTTTTAgtcattgtttttattacaCTTTTCTCGATAATTTTCTCGGGTGTCTATTTCAAATTTGCGATtcagaaaagtaagaaaaaagatggagaaaggaggaatggaagaaagaagaggaggaggaggagaaagaggaggaggaagaggaggaggaggagaaggagaaagaaaaaaagaatgaaggagggggaggagagagatcaCTTCATCTCGACGTGTCACGTTCCAATATAAACTTCAAGCTTCTGTTTGCTCCTCTTGTTTGCTCTCAAGTTTCCATAATCTCCTTaagtttccttttacttttacgGTATATTTACTATATTAAAACTACtcctaccactgctactactattacatcaacaacaacaacaacaacaacaacaacaacaacaacaacaacaacaacaacaacaacaacaactactactactactactactactactactactactactactactactactactactactgctacactactactactattacgactgctgctgctgctgctgctgctgctgctactactactactactactactactactactactactactactactactactactactactactactattactatactactactactactactactactactattacttttcctCAATATGAAGGAGAAATCGttaaaggaagataatgacTTGTAAAGAACATGGGAAaagatagaatatatatatatatatatatatatatatatatatatatatatatatatatatatatatatatatatatatatatatatatatatatatatatatatatatatatatatatatatatatatatatatatatatatatatatatatatatatatatatatatatatatatatatatatatatatatatatatatatatatatatatatatatatatatatcaaggtgatagaaaaatgaggagcagcaaaacaaggaagagagaaaagaaggccGGTCAGGAGACGATGGCAAACCGTGCGAAAGATGTAACATTGCCAAAACTTTAGTCGATAGAGCATGAAATTGTAAGAGGTGTAAGAAGTGGCAAGTTGTTCCTTCTCAAAACATCACTTTATGGCCTTAAAATTCTTCCGCCATTTCCTCTtacattccctcttcctcctcctcctcctcttcctcctacacctacgcattcgtctttttttatcttctctttcatattgttgttgttgttgttgttgttgttgttgttgttgttgttgttgttattattgtagttgttgtacttcttcttcttcttcttcttcttcttcttcttcttcctcttcttcttcttcttcttcttctttttcttctttactcttcttcttcctcctcctcctcctcaacccacCCTTTGTATTTATAACCTGACACTAcacttctcatttcttttttcatttttttttttgttttgtcattcaTTTCCTGTATCTTTTCCAGATCCctgatagcgagagagagagagagagagagagagagagagagagagagagagagagagagagagagagagagagagagagagagagagaacttctaATACACTTCCTAAGGTGCCGGAAAACGAGATTATTCTTCGTATTGTTTGCTTCTTCTATTGACTCTAAAGTTCTGAGAAGGTTCCCGCATAGCCTCTCAGTCGCCTAATTCAGAGAAGCTACTGGGtataacttctctctctctctctctctctctctctctctctctctctctctctctctctctctctctctctctctcttactaattCAAGAGgtaattattatttatagtcTTTTATCTCTTTGAATGGTAAACTATGAAACtctctacctgcttctgtatttcctcctgcctacgAATTCAGTTGTTTCTAGAGGGAGTATGAAGACGCCTGATAAATTGCAGGCACTTTCTCTCTCAGTCCCtgtacttgtttttttctttttgggaacagaattttgatagttttttttttctatttgtttttttgaccTATctgatacctaaaaaaaaagtgggaaacaGCTTTATCATGTCCATCAGATAggctgttgtttgttcttcgttcgtattcttttttgtttctccgtgCCCTGACCCAACAGCGGAGTGAAGCGAAACCGATAAGCGAACTTCAGctgaaaaaagtaggaagaacaccaaatggaaaataaaaatagaagacaaCAGGGCTACTCGACAAAGGCATTCAATTTTGATACGATTGAGTGAAGGTGTGGAAAGCTGCCTGACTACATGTTGATACTTCAAGGAGTACAAATATACATAGAACAGAGGCAGAAGCCAGACACGCCGAGGGAAAAGTTGAGGGCGAAGTCAATGAAGGCAATTAACGGAGCACAATGTGAATGATCGAGAAGGGAAGTttgtgacaagagagagagagagagagagagagagagagagagagagagagagagagagagagagagagagagagagagagagagagagagagtgagtgtgtgtgtgtgtgtgtgtgtgtgtgtgtgtgtgtgtgtgtgttctataaaaaataacaatcacTAACTAATTCCTCGTGATCTCCTTTGCACTTCATAAACATAaatttcctattgttctcttcGGCGAAGA is from Scylla paramamosain isolate STU-SP2022 chromosome 9, ASM3559412v1, whole genome shotgun sequence and encodes:
- the LOC135103554 gene encoding LOW QUALITY PROTEIN: 5'-nucleotidase domain-containing protein 1-like (The sequence of the model RefSeq protein was modified relative to this genomic sequence to represent the inferred CDS: inserted 1 base in 1 codon; deleted 1 base in 1 codon) → MPEWSVSIECSEYHEESFTVTATMVLHTVKDEEEESLQEKVMKKKYYCKNNKKKKQPPFSDCDTFKFSDYDCIGFDLDNTICRYKVGEIMRLEYDLIANYMVNRYGYEPELLLPLDDDIDFLQKGLLLDIKRGNFLKCSPTGRILRATHGTRPMFDDDIVAVYGKERVWEPVIDFXENASTDHPVNGKTPVLRSFKDYFDMPAAVAMARAVDAQDNTEGGPAEEYDIWPDVHVAMCNMYRREHFRKDEGGFFPEVRYHPEKYIYEASDRLKRWLKAVNEHTYTALISGSSIDYASHIARYVLGPDWREYFDIMICTAKKPGFFTMDRPFRCLVGPDDGDVVPTHKLRIDGTYSGGNWRDLQELIKQETGLDQPHCLYVGDHLAQDVLTPDKEGVDTVAIVEELAAEGMVGDRMEHDAGSDLMSTYWGSFFTTDGDKSVIGVDRINTLYGSVPLKHSRIAVPSLEVVARFPIRHQYEAFSQETSGFFPGDPVILHF